The following DNA comes from Candidatus Methylacidiphilum fumarolicum.
CGCGGTGAGCTTTGGTTTGGCCATCGCAATTATTGCCATTATTCCATTGAATTTTTTCAATGCGCGCACTGAAAAAGTCAGAAGAGAAATAGAAGGCTATTGTACGAGGCTTGAAATGATACTCAAAAAGTCGCTTAAAGTGAATAATCAAAGGTTGGATATGGAAATGGTTCGATAAAAAGGAAGCAGGGAGCCAGAGAAAATTGGCAAACTAAAGGAGTGTATAGAGATGAAAATTCATGTCCAGACTGAAAAACATCGTCCTAGGTTAGAAATCATCCCTTTTATTGATGTGATGTTTTTCCTGTTAGCAACCTTTATGATCGTTTCTTTGACGATGGTCAAAAACGAGACTATCCAGATTAAACTTCCCAAAAGCACCACGGCTGTTTCTCAACCCCCGCCTGATCAGATAACTGTCAAAGTGCTCGAAGAGGGCAATTTTCTTTTTGACAAAGAAAAAGTGCTTTCTCAAGAGTTAACGTCGAAGTTGAATCAGATTAAAACTTCTAATCCAGATCCCAAAATATTCGTAACAGGAGAACCTAACGCTTCTTTTGAGCTAGTAGTCAAGATAATTGATGAGGCTCGAAAAATTGGGATCAATAAGATAGCCATTCAGACAACCAAACCTCAATCTCAAACTCAAAAAAGCGGATTAGCCAATGGAACGTAACGATTATATTGGATACTTCTTATCTTTGTTGATCCATGCGACCCTTCTTTTTATTGTTGGGTATTTTTTTATTCAAAAAGTGGAATATGGAATTACTGCTGGGGAAGCCACTGTGGATGTTGATCTTATAAATGTTCCAGAAACACCCATTCCTCCAGAACCGGTTCCCACTCCGATTCCAGAAGAGATGGCGCAGCCTCAGGAAGCGCCCAAACCTGTAGTACAGCCTCCTCCAAAGCCTAAAGCGGTTCAAAAGCCAAAGGGCATACCTCAAGCTACTAAAACACCAGCAGGCAAAATGACGATGCCTGGATATCTTAGGAATCCTGCCCCAGCCTATCCCGCAGCGGCAAAAGCCGCAGGGCATCAAGGGTTGGTTATTTTACGAGTGCATGTTTCCTCTTCTGGTTATCCAACTTCAGTAACAATTGGTAAATCTTCTGGTTATCCAGAATTAGATCAGGCAGCAGAAAATACAGTAAAAAAATTCTGGAGATTTAAACCACCCACGATGCTTGGACTCCCTATCGATGTTGATGTAGATATCCCTATTCGTTTCAAGATCAATTGATGGAAAGAATTCTTTAGAATAAAAAAGCCTCTTTTCTGCTTGCATTGTTTCTTACTTCCTAAAAGGCTATTTGCTTTTGTCTCGAGAAAATCTAGCATTTAGGTTTTCAAAAATTTTTTTTTGGTTGTCTTATCCGACTTTTCTACCAAAGTATCCTGTATATGGATTTCCCGCCCCTCAAGGAGTTTCTTCAGATTGCAGCTACTGCCAATGTTATCCCGTTAGTAAGAGAAATCATAGCCGATCTAGACACCCCAGTTTCGGCTTATCTTAAAATTTCATATGCTTCTCGATACTCTTTCCTTTTTGAATCTGCTGACCGTGGAAAATTTGGACGTTATTCCTATCTTGGCGCTGATCCCTATTTTATCATTAGTGCTTATGGCAGAAAGATCACCATAGAATATCGAGACGGGAAAAAAGTGGAATTTTGGACCGATTCCAATCCGTTAAACGAACTAAAAAAAATGATGGAGCCTTACAAGGCGTTCCCTATTCCTCAACTGCCAGATTTTTTTGGGGGACTAGTGGGTTATTTGGGATACGAAATGGTTCACTTTTTTGAGCCATCGGTTCCGAGAGCTCGAAAAGACGACTTAGGAGTTCCTGATCTTTGTTTTCTTCTAGCCGACACATTAATCATTTTTGATCATCAAGAAAGAAGAATGTTTCTTATTGCCAATGCCATAATCGAAAACAATCCCTTGGATGCCTATGAAAAAGTAAAGAGAAAATTAGACGATCTCCAAGAGGCTCTCTCCAAACTGTTATATCACCCTCTTTTTTTGAAGAATCCGGACTGTGGATATGAACTGCCACTAGAAGTCAATATGACAAAGGAAGAATACATTTCGATGACTGAAAAAATGCAGGAATATATTAGGGCCGGAGATATTTTTCAGGTCGTCCCTTCCCAAAGATGGCATACCCCATGTAAAAGGGATCCTATAGATGTTTATAGAGCCTTAAGATTAATTAATCCTTCTCCTTATATGTTTTGCTTAAAATTTAAGGATTTTTCTTTAGTAGGTTCCTCTCCAGAAGTCCATGTTCGGTTTGACAAGCGGAAAGTCTATGTGAGACCTATTGCCGGAACAAGGCCTAGGGGACAAAATTCTCCTGAAGAAGAAGCAAAGATTGTTGAGGAGCTCATAAATGACCCGAAGGAAAAAGCCGAGCATATCATGCTTGTTGATTTAGCTCGCAATGATATTGGAAGGGTCTGTGCTTTTAATTCGATCATTGTCAAAGAACTTATGGTTATTGAAAAATACAGTCATGTGATCCATATGGTTTCTTCTGTTGAAGGAATAGCTCGCGAAGGAATATCTCCTTTTGACGTTTTAGAGGCAACCTTTCCTGCAGGAACTGTAACAGGAGCACCTAAAGTCAGGGCCATGCAAATCATATCTCAATTAGAACCTACTTGCAGAGGACCTTATGCGGGCATTGTGGGATGTTTAAGCTTTTCTGGCTATTTGGACAGCTGTATAGCCATTAGAACCATTTTGATAAAAAATGGGTATGCGTATCTTCAAGCTGGAGGCGGTCTAGTTGCAGATAGTACTCCTATTGGGGAATACCTTGAATCTTCGAATAAAGCAAAAGCGGGTATGAAAGCCCTTGCTTTAGTAGAGTCTTTTCTGTAGGATAGGATGTCTTTAGAAGCCTTGGATTTTATGCTTCTTGTCATCGATAACTACGATTCGTTTACTTACAATCTTGTACAGTATTTTGGAGAGCTTGGGATCGAGCCGACCGTTTATAGAAATGATCAGATCAGCGTAGAAGCAGTCGCAGCCCTTTCTCCCCAGTTTATTGTCATATCGCCTGGTCCTAAAGGTCCTGCCGATGCAGGAATATCTTGTGAGATTATTGATCGATTAGGTCCATTTATTCCTATTCTTGGGGTCTGTCTAGGGCATCAATGCATTGGGCATGTGTATGGCGCAAAGGTAGTAAGGGCTAAGAAACTAATGCATGGGAAAACCTCTTTCATTCATCATAACGGAGAGGGGATTTTTTGGAGTTTGCCTAATCCATTTGAAGCCACCCGATACCATTCATTGATTGTAGAAAAAGAGAGTATACCATCTTGTCTTCACATTACTGCCTGGACAGAAGATGATGAAGTGATGGGCTTATCTCATGAAAAATATCCTGTATTTGGAGTTCAATTTCATCCAGAATCCATTTTGACAAGAGAAGGAAAAAGAATTTTAAAAAACTTTTTATCCATTAGAAAACAACATATTTTTTAATTTCTCATTTTAATCTTAGAAAGATCATGGAATTTCTTCTTTCCGATCCTACTTTTGCAATGGCCTGTGAGCAGTTCCATAGAGTTGCCAGTTTTTTAGGGTTACCAGAAAAGACTAGAGAAATCATCAAATGGCCTCAACGATCTCTTACTGTTAGCTTTCCAGTTAAAATGGACAATGGAACTATTCGCATGTTTGTAGGCTATAGGGTGCAACATCATCTTGCTTTAGGTCCAACAAAAGGAGGCATACGGTTTGATCCCGACGTCACGTTAGGAGAAATATCGGCTTTAGCAATGTGGATGAGCTGGAAATGCGCCTTAGTTGGTTTGCCCTTTGGTGGAGCCAAAGGCGGAGTAGCCTGTAAGCCAAGCGAAATGAGCAAAAAAGAACTCGAAGGTTTGACTAGAAGATATACGCAAGAGCTGATCCCTTTTATTGGCCCACAGAAAGATATTCCCGCACCGGACATTGGAACGAATGAACAAATAATGGCATGGATGATGGATACATATTCAATGCAGGTAGGATATACAGCCCCTGGGGTTGTTACCGGCAAACCGGTGACAATTGGTGGGTCCCTTGGAAGAAGAGAAGCTACAGGAAGAGGAGTGGCTTTTCTTGTCAAAAAAGTGAGCGAAATTTTAAAAATGCCTAATCCTCTTCGGATCATTGTCCAAGGTTTTGGCAATGTGGGATCCGTTAGTGTTAGACAACTAGTTGAGCAAGGAGCGGTCCTCATCGGTGTTTCTGATTTAAGTGGGGCGCTTTATAATCCTAAAGGAATAAATTGTGCCCATCTGTGTGCCTATAAAGAAAAAACAGGCATGTTGGCAGGATTTCCGGAAGCGGATCCAATTGATGGTTTCGATTTGCTTTGCCAACGCTGTGATGTGTTAATCCCAGCAGCCAAAGAAAGAGTGATAACCAAAAAAAATGCTGAAAAATTACAATGCCGTATATTAGCTGAAGGAGCAAATGGTCCGACAACACCAGAAGCTGATAAAATATTGGAAGAAAGAAAGGATATCTTTGTCATACCGGATATTTTGTGCAATTCAGGAGGTGTAATTGTGAGTTATTTTGAATGGGTACAAGATATGCAAAGCTATTTTTGGTCGGAAAGAGAAGTTTTTGATGCTCTCTATCGAATTCTCTCTGCAACGTTGCATTCTATTATGAAATTTTCTCATGAAAGAAAAGTCTCCACAAGAATAGCAGCTCTGTCCCTAGGCATTAAAAAAGTAGCTGAAGCTAAAGAGATGCGTGGGGTTTTCCCTTAGACTCAATTCACATTGGGAATTCGAACTGTTTTTTAAATAGGCGATTGAGAGAATTGTCCTACAACTTCTAGCTTTCGATGCTACACTTTTCTTTTGCTCCTCTTTCGTATATGGCTCGATTGAATATTTTGAAAACAAGCAAGATGATCCACGCTTTGTTTTGTTTTTTGCTTTTTTCTTTGTTGGCAATGCCACAGGGAGTAAGCCAAGAGGCTCTAAATAACGAAGCTAAGACCCAGTCGGCGAATAATTATGTAAGGAATTCTGGGGGAGGGGAAGCTTCCGTATCCCAACCTGCCGAGCCTGTGTTGCGTGGTGCGATGGTGAAACTAACGGATTTTGGATCTGATGATGTGGGCTATCTTTCGATTCCAGATCAAGAGCCCAAAGGGGGTGTGGTACTTGTCCCAGGGATTTGGGGGTTAAGTCAAGGCATAAAATTCCTCGCAGACCATTTTTCAAAAGATGGGTATGTGGCTTTAGTTGTGGATCTTTTTAACGGTATTGTTCCGAAGGATAGCTCCTCTGCTGCTGATTTAAGAAGATTTGTTAGGGAAGAATCTGCTTTGAACGTTATAGCAGCTGCTGTCCGGTTTCTTCATGAAAGTCCTAGATTTCACACGACAAAGGTAGGAGTGGTTGGATGGGATATCGGTGGGGAATACACATTAGAAGCGGCGATCAATGTAAAAGGAATAAACGCTGTAGTCATTTACTACGGAGAAGTGAATCTTGAAAAAAGAAAACTTTCCAAACTTCGAGTCCCAGTGTGCTACTTTTATGCTGAAAAGGATCAAACGGTTTCGAAAGAAAAAATCATTCATTTTGTCAATGCTATGGAGGAGGAAAAAAAACCACTCTCATTTTACAGTTTTGAAGCTCAACATGGCTTTGCTGATCCTGCAAGTGCAAATTACGATCCTACCACTGCCGAAGCGGCGTGGAATATTTCAATCAATTTTTTAGAAAAAGAATTTAATGCCATTAAAAAAGAGACAGGATTCCTGGATAGGATTATCCATAGCAAAGATTAATGTAGAGGGCTTAAAAAACTCTGGGGAGCACCGGATAGCCTCTGCTTTCTGGGATTTTTACTTTAGATAGTCGATATCCCCCTTGGCTTAAGAGCTGGTTGTGACAATGGTTACTATTGTTATTCAGCTTTTCCTCTGGAAGACACAACACTGCAAGCATTCAAGCTAATTTCCTATTCTTTGGTATCCTTTAACAGGGATTTTTTCCCCAATCATAATTCATTAAGTTATCGGAAAATTGGGGTAGACAAGAAAAGACTCTTTCCTATATCTGACCTAAGAACTATGAGAGACTCTGAGGACTACTGCCTGTTTGGATTTTGGATACACTTCATAGGCAAGTCAAAGGAATTTAGCCAAAACTTTTAAATGCTTTTATGTTTACCTGGTCACAATGGTTTTTGTTATCTAGTACAAATTTTTCGTATTGACCCGAACAAAAAGAACAGTTATCCAACATTCCATGCATTCAGGAAGGCTTTTTTTAAAAAAGGAAAATGAGGTTGGGGACAATAAAAAGCTTCATTCTGTCCCCCTTTCTTTAGTGGAAGAAACCTTAAATTTTCCACAAAAAGTGGAAAAGACGATTAAAAAAGCACAAAGATATCTTCTTTCTATACAAAAAGAAGATGGGCATTGGGTAGGGGAATTGTTTGTGGATGTGACGCTCGCTTGCGATTGCATTCACTTGATGCATTGGAGAGGAAAGATTGATTATAAAAAACAGAAACGATTGGTAAAGCATATACTGGACAGGCAGCTTCCTGATGGCGGGTGGAATATTTATCCTGGAGGTCCCAGTGAAGTCAATGCCACAGTCAAAGCCTACTTTGCCCTTAAATTAGCTGGTTTCTCTCCAGATGAACCTTTAATGGCTAAAGCACGCTCTACTATTCTTAGGCTTGGAGGAATACCTAAGTGCATGACTTACACAAAGCTGGGGTTAGCCCTTCTAGGGGTTTATCCATGGGATCGCCTTCCTGTTATCCCCCCAGAAATTATCCTTTTCCCGAATTGGTTCCCTTTCAATCTCTATGAAATATCGGCTTGGAGCAGGACCATGCTTGTTCCCCTATCTATTATCCATCATTTTAAGCCGACAAGAATTCTCCCTGAAAAATTGCAGCTGCATGAGCTCTTCCCCTATGGGACGGAACGTGGGAAGTTTTCCTGGCTAAAGAAAGGGGCAAAATATTTATCTAAAGAAGGTTTATTTTTAGCTTGTGATAAATTTTTACAATATTGGGATAAGACTTCATTGAAGCCGTTTAGGAAGATGGCTATAGAAAAAGCTGAAAAATGGATATTAGAGCGTATAGCTGCCGGATCCGATGGCCTGGGAGCTATTTTCCCAGCGATGCATTATGCGATCATGGCTTTGATTGCTTTAGGATATACCGAAGACAATCCGATCCTAAAAAAGGCTATCACTGATTTTGAGTCGTTAGAAGTAGACGATCAGAAAAACGATGATTTAAGGATACAACCCTGCCTTTCTCCCCTTTGGGATACGGCCATTGGCCTAGTGGCTTTGGCTGAATCTGGTTATGAAAGAAATGCTCCACAGCTGAAGAAAGCCGCTCATTGGATAATAAACAGAGAAATAAGAATCAAAGGTGATTGGTATGTTAGAAATCCCCATCCGGAAGCTAGTGGTTGGGCTTTCGAATATAACAACATGTATTATCCAGATGTGGATGATACGCTAATGGTGCTTTTGGCCCTGCGATTGATTGATATAGATGATAAGATAAAGAAAGAAGAAGTGATGCAGCGAGCTTTACGATGGGTTATCAGTTTTCAATGTGAGAATGGAGGGTGGGCTGCTTTTGATAAAAACGTTTATAAAAAATGGCTAGAAGATATTCCCTTTGCTGATCATAATGCGATACTTGATCCTCCATGTTCAGATATAACAGCAAGAGCTTTAGAATTATTCGGCAAAATGGGGATTAGAAAAAATGAGAAGTTTGTACAAAAAGCGATTCGTTATCTAAAAGAAACTCAAGAAAGTGACGGCTCTTGGATGGGAAGGTGGGGAGTCAATTATATTTATGGGACATGGCAGGCCTTAAGAGGATTGCAGGCGATTGGAGAAGACATGAATCAGGAATGGATTTTAAGGGCTAGGGATTGGCTAGAGTCTTGTCAGAATGAAGATGGGGGGTGGGGAGAAACTCCAGCCTCTTATGATAATCCTCAGCTCAAAGGGAAAGGACCGAGTACGGCTTCTCAAACTGCTTGGGCTATAAGTGGCATTATGGCATGTGGAGACATTTTCAGACCAAGCATTACACGAGGAATCAAATATTTATGTGAACGACAACTTTCTGATGGATCTTGGGCAGAAGAATTCTTAACTGGCACCGGTTTCCCTGGCGTTTTTTACTTGAAGTACGATATGTACAGAAATGCATGGCCTCTACTTGTCATTGGGGAGTATTATAGGCAATATCAACAAGCTAAAGAACGAGCTACCTATTGGGTAGATGCAACTCTTGGGTGCATGGAAAAGAGGCTTTCAGCTGTATGATAGCTATTGGATTTGCTATCGAACATGAAGGGAAGGAGATATTGGACCATGTTCTTAAGGAAAAAAAGGAAGTAGAAGGACATGTTTTTTATTTAGGAAAATATGCACACAAAACTATCTGTGGTATGGTATTGGGGATGGGAAAAAGAAAGTCTGCCCGAAGTGCCGAACTCTTATTAAGGAATTTTTCACCTTCCCTATTTATTTTAGCCGGCTATTCTGGTGCCTTGGTTCCTGCAATCCGTAAAGGAGAGGTATGCGCGGTAGAAAATTACCTCTCCGAAGAACTACGTCCTATTCTTTTAGGTCAAGGATTGCCTCTATACAAGACTGTCTGTTCTGATGTTATTGTAGCAGACCCGGAAAGCAGGTCAAAAATGGCGCAACTTTCCGCTGCTCAAATTGTCGATATGGAAACGGAAGCAGTCTATAATACCGCCCAGGCACATGGAGTGGCTTTTTGTTCGATTCGAGTTATTAGTGATGAGTATGGAGATAGACTACCAGTGGGAGCAATAATGTCTTCTTGGGATTCAGAAAAAGGGGAATCCAAACCCTTCTCTCTTATTCGTTATCTTTTGAGCCATCCTAAAGAAACCGTCCCTTTTTTTCAGTTTGTTTCTACTTTACCTAAGATTCGCAGAAAGTTGACCAAGGTAATTCTTACGCTTATTTATAATTTAGAAATATAAGGAACTATATTATGAACAGCATTTTTCCTTTACAGTTGAATATTACCCTTACCCCAATGGCTCTTTCAAAGATTAAAAAACTAACTGATTCTCATCCTGGATATATGTTACGGCTTTCGGTTACAAAAGGTGGATGCGCTGGCAATGAATATCTACTAGAACTAGCCGTACCCAAGGAAAAGGATATTCGGTTACAAATAGAAGATGTTTTTGTGGCTATCGATCCAGAAAGTAGTCATTTATTAGCCGGTTCAACCATTGATTATAAAGAGGGTCTAACCCAAGGTGGATTTAGGATCATCAATCCTCAAGCTAAATCGACTTGTGGGTGTGGTTCTTCTTTTCAGGTTTAATTTCTGTTTTTTTCCTCTTAATATTTTTTAAATTTTAAACATTTTTCTATGCCAGGAAGAAAAGCTTATCCTTTTGATGTTATTGAGCCAAAATGGCAACACTACTGGTTCGATAGGGAGCTTTTCAGAGCTGCAGATCCTGGAGAAATGGGTTCAGAGAAGCCCAAGTTTTATGTCCTCGATATGTTTCCATATCCTTCTGGTAGTGGTCTTCATGTTGGCCATCTTGAAGGTTATACCGCCTCAGACATCGTTGCCCGTTATAAAAGAATGAAGGGGTTTAATGTGCTGCATCCAATGGGTTGGGACGCTTTTGGATTGCCAGCTGAACAGCATGCCATTTTAACGGGGACTCATCCAGCGGTAACAACCAAACAAAATATTGATAATTTTCGTCGACAGATTCAGTCCATGGGTTTTTCATACGACTGGAAGAGGGAAATCAACACAACTGATCCCTCTTATTATAAATGGACGCAGTGGATTTTTAAAAGGCTTTTCGAAAAAGGCTTGGCTTATGTCGCTGAAGCTCCTGTGTGGTATTGTCCAAAGCTTAAAACAGTTCTTGCTAATGAGGAAATTGTTCATACCCCTGAAGGTCCACGGTCTGAAAGAGGGAATCATCCTGTTATTAAAAAACCTTTTAGACAATGGTTTTTAAAAATAACAGCCTATGCTGAGAAGCTGCTTGAAGGCTTGGAATTAGTAGAATGGCCGGAATCAATTAAAGAGATGCAGCGCCATTGGATAGGCAAAAGTGAAGGGGCAGTGGTTAAATTTTCTGTTGAAGGAAAAGATATTGAAATTGAAGTCTTTACCACAAGACCGGATACGCTTTTTGGGGTGACCTTTTTGGTCTTGGCTCCAGAAAATCCATTAGTCACTAAGTTGACAGAGAGCGGGTTCAAAGAGTTGGTGGAACAATACTGTGCCGCTACTTCTTTAAAGACCGATTTAGAAAGAACGGAGTTATCTAAAAACAAAACTGGAGTTTGGACTGGAAGCTATGCTATCCACCCGATTACAAATGAAAAATTGCCGATTTGGATTTCTGACTATGTGCTAATGACGTACGGAACAGGCGCTATCATGGCTGTTCCTGCCCATGATCGGAGAGACTACGACTTTGCCAAAACTTTTTCTCTGCCGATAAAAAAAGTCGTTACAGCTGAAAGGATCGAGGAGGAAACTGACTGTTATACAGGGGAAGGTATAACAGTTCATTCTGGATTTATATCCGGGCTTGCAACAAAGGAGGCTAAGGAGAAAATCATTCAATGGTTGGAGGAGAAAAAACTTGGGAAAAGAATGGTGCAATACAAACTAAGAGATTGGCTTTTTTCCCGTCAGAGATATTGGGGAGAACCTTTTCCTATAATATGGAAAGAAAATGCACCGATTCTAGTTCCGGATGAAGAGCTGCCGGTGTTGTTACCAGACCTTGAAGATTTTACTCCTACAGATGAAGGCATAGCACCTTTAGCTCGGAAAAAGGACTGGGTAGAATTGGGAAATGGACTAAAGAGAGAGGTGAACACAATGCCTCAATGGGCTGGGTCTTGTTGGTATTATTTGCGGTATTGTGATCCATCCAACAAAGAAACCCCTTTTGCAACTGAAAAGGAAAGATACTGGATGCACCCTCACGGAGTGGATTTGTATATAGGTGGGGCTGAACATGCAGTTCTTCATCTACTTTATGCCCGGTTCTGGCATAAAGTTCTCTATGATATCGGTCTTGTTTCGACTCCAGAACCCTTTTATAAATTAGTGAACCAGGGAGTGATATTAGGAGAAGATAATCAAAAAATGTCAAAATCTAGAGGCAACATTGTTAATCCGGATGCTATCGTTCAAGAATATGGAGCGGATACGTTGCGTCTTTTCGAAATGTTTCTTGGCCCTTTACAACAGAGCAAGCCTTGGTCTTCTAAGGGATTGGAAGGGCCTCATCGCTTTCTGGCTAGGGTATGGAGACTGTTTATGGATGAAGATGGAGAAGGGTTGTGGATGCTAAGAAAAGATATTCTTGAAGAAGAGGCCCCCACTCACATTCTAAGATTACAGCATCAGACCATTGCAGGAGTCACTGAAGACATTGAAAATTTTCAATTTCATACGGCTATTGCCAAGCTTATGACCTTTGTCAATGAGCTAACAAAAGAAAAAAAACGATGGAAAAAAGTACTCGAAGATCTTCTTTTGCTTCTGTCTCCTTTTGCTCCACATATTTGCGAAGAATTATGGCAAAAAATGGGGCATAAGGATTCCTTGGCCTACGAGCCTTGGCCAAAATATGATCCAAAGTATTTAATCGATGAAGAGATAGAACTAATTGTGCAAATCGACGGGAAAGTGCGTGGTCGGATTATGGTCAAAAAAGGGATTGAAAAGGAAGAAGTTATAAGAAAAGCAAAGGAGACTGAGGCAATTGGGAAATGGCTTGAAAAGGCTACTATTTCAAAAGTTATCTATGTTCCAGATAAACTTCTTAATTTTGTCCTAGAAAAAAATTTAAAAAGCCAATAAGCGTCTTTTGAAAAACTTAGATGGCTTCGGATGTCGATGTAAAGTAAAAGTCTTTCACTAAAAGCGGAGGAATTAACGCTGGGACATCGTCAATTTCAGATCCTATACAATTAACTGCTCTGCCGATCTGCTGAACGCTTTGAAGCATTGTCAAAGGACTTTGGTTAAATCTAAAATTATTCACCGCTTTAGAGATTTTGCCTTTTTCAATCAAAAATGTGCCATCTCGCGTAAGCCCTGTAAAGATAAGGGATTGAGGATCAACTTCTCTAATATACCATAGTCTTGTAACTAAAATGGCTTTGTCTATATCTTGAATCATTTTTTCAAGAGTGATATCTGATCCTCTCATCAAAATATTGGATGGCTCGGGGATAGGCTCTTTGTGATTTTTTTTTGCCCAATATCTAGAATAAATAAGGTTAGAAAGGATGCCATTTTGAATCCATGGAATCTTTCGACAAGGTAGTCCATCATTGGAAAAGACTTGTCCTGGAGCCTGCCTGTTGGAAGGGTCAGAGTAGATTGTTATATTGGATGGAAATAGAGGCTCTCCAATTCTATTCCCCCCACCTGGCTTTGAAAAAACACTTCTTCCTTCATCAGCTGCCCGCCCATCCATAGAAAATAACATAAGACCAATAAG
Coding sequences within:
- a CDS encoding ExbD/TolR family protein is translated as MKIHVQTEKHRPRLEIIPFIDVMFFLLATFMIVSLTMVKNETIQIKLPKSTTAVSQPPPDQITVKVLEEGNFLFDKEKVLSQELTSKLNQIKTSNPDPKIFVTGEPNASFELVVKIIDEARKIGINKIAIQTTKPQSQTQKSGLANGT
- a CDS encoding energy transducer TonB family protein; its protein translation is MERNDYIGYFLSLLIHATLLFIVGYFFIQKVEYGITAGEATVDVDLINVPETPIPPEPVPTPIPEEMAQPQEAPKPVVQPPPKPKAVQKPKGIPQATKTPAGKMTMPGYLRNPAPAYPAAAKAAGHQGLVILRVHVSSSGYPTSVTIGKSSGYPELDQAAENTVKKFWRFKPPTMLGLPIDVDVDIPIRFKIN
- the trpE gene encoding anthranilate synthase component I — its product is MDFPPLKEFLQIAATANVIPLVREIIADLDTPVSAYLKISYASRYSFLFESADRGKFGRYSYLGADPYFIISAYGRKITIEYRDGKKVEFWTDSNPLNELKKMMEPYKAFPIPQLPDFFGGLVGYLGYEMVHFFEPSVPRARKDDLGVPDLCFLLADTLIIFDHQERRMFLIANAIIENNPLDAYEKVKRKLDDLQEALSKLLYHPLFLKNPDCGYELPLEVNMTKEEYISMTEKMQEYIRAGDIFQVVPSQRWHTPCKRDPIDVYRALRLINPSPYMFCLKFKDFSLVGSSPEVHVRFDKRKVYVRPIAGTRPRGQNSPEEEAKIVEELINDPKEKAEHIMLVDLARNDIGRVCAFNSIIVKELMVIEKYSHVIHMVSSVEGIAREGISPFDVLEATFPAGTVTGAPKVRAMQIISQLEPTCRGPYAGIVGCLSFSGYLDSCIAIRTILIKNGYAYLQAGGGLVADSTPIGEYLESSNKAKAGMKALALVESFL
- a CDS encoding anthranilate synthase component II, whose product is MLLVIDNYDSFTYNLVQYFGELGIEPTVYRNDQISVEAVAALSPQFIVISPGPKGPADAGISCEIIDRLGPFIPILGVCLGHQCIGHVYGAKVVRAKKLMHGKTSFIHHNGEGIFWSLPNPFEATRYHSLIVEKESIPSCLHITAWTEDDEVMGLSHEKYPVFGVQFHPESILTREGKRILKNFLSIRKQHIF
- a CDS encoding Glu/Leu/Phe/Val family dehydrogenase; protein product: MEFLLSDPTFAMACEQFHRVASFLGLPEKTREIIKWPQRSLTVSFPVKMDNGTIRMFVGYRVQHHLALGPTKGGIRFDPDVTLGEISALAMWMSWKCALVGLPFGGAKGGVACKPSEMSKKELEGLTRRYTQELIPFIGPQKDIPAPDIGTNEQIMAWMMDTYSMQVGYTAPGVVTGKPVTIGGSLGRREATGRGVAFLVKKVSEILKMPNPLRIIVQGFGNVGSVSVRQLVEQGAVLIGVSDLSGALYNPKGINCAHLCAYKEKTGMLAGFPEADPIDGFDLLCQRCDVLIPAAKERVITKKNAEKLQCRILAEGANGPTTPEADKILEERKDIFVIPDILCNSGGVIVSYFEWVQDMQSYFWSEREVFDALYRILSATLHSIMKFSHERKVSTRIAALSLGIKKVAEAKEMRGVFP
- a CDS encoding dienelactone hydrolase family protein, encoding MIHALFCFLLFSLLAMPQGVSQEALNNEAKTQSANNYVRNSGGGEASVSQPAEPVLRGAMVKLTDFGSDDVGYLSIPDQEPKGGVVLVPGIWGLSQGIKFLADHFSKDGYVALVVDLFNGIVPKDSSSAADLRRFVREESALNVIAAAVRFLHESPRFHTTKVGVVGWDIGGEYTLEAAINVKGINAVVIYYGEVNLEKRKLSKLRVPVCYFYAEKDQTVSKEKIIHFVNAMEEEKKPLSFYSFEAQHGFADPASANYDPTTAEAAWNISINFLEKEFNAIKKETGFLDRIIHSKD
- the shc gene encoding squalene--hopene cyclase, encoding MTRTKRTVIQHSMHSGRLFLKKENEVGDNKKLHSVPLSLVEETLNFPQKVEKTIKKAQRYLLSIQKEDGHWVGELFVDVTLACDCIHLMHWRGKIDYKKQKRLVKHILDRQLPDGGWNIYPGGPSEVNATVKAYFALKLAGFSPDEPLMAKARSTILRLGGIPKCMTYTKLGLALLGVYPWDRLPVIPPEIILFPNWFPFNLYEISAWSRTMLVPLSIIHHFKPTRILPEKLQLHELFPYGTERGKFSWLKKGAKYLSKEGLFLACDKFLQYWDKTSLKPFRKMAIEKAEKWILERIAAGSDGLGAIFPAMHYAIMALIALGYTEDNPILKKAITDFESLEVDDQKNDDLRIQPCLSPLWDTAIGLVALAESGYERNAPQLKKAAHWIINREIRIKGDWYVRNPHPEASGWAFEYNNMYYPDVDDTLMVLLALRLIDIDDKIKKEEVMQRALRWVISFQCENGGWAAFDKNVYKKWLEDIPFADHNAILDPPCSDITARALELFGKMGIRKNEKFVQKAIRYLKETQESDGSWMGRWGVNYIYGTWQALRGLQAIGEDMNQEWILRARDWLESCQNEDGGWGETPASYDNPQLKGKGPSTASQTAWAISGIMACGDIFRPSITRGIKYLCERQLSDGSWAEEFLTGTGFPGVFYLKYDMYRNAWPLLVIGEYYRQYQQAKERATYWVDATLGCMEKRLSAV
- a CDS encoding phosphorylase family protein, which gives rise to MIAIGFAIEHEGKEILDHVLKEKKEVEGHVFYLGKYAHKTICGMVLGMGKRKSARSAELLLRNFSPSLFILAGYSGALVPAIRKGEVCAVENYLSEELRPILLGQGLPLYKTVCSDVIVADPESRSKMAQLSAAQIVDMETEAVYNTAQAHGVAFCSIRVISDEYGDRLPVGAIMSSWDSEKGESKPFSLIRYLLSHPKETVPFFQFVSTLPKIRRKLTKVILTLIYNLEI
- a CDS encoding HesB/IscA family protein, yielding MNSIFPLQLNITLTPMALSKIKKLTDSHPGYMLRLSVTKGGCAGNEYLLELAVPKEKDIRLQIEDVFVAIDPESSHLLAGSTIDYKEGLTQGGFRIINPQAKSTCGCGSSFQV